The window GCGCCGGGCCGGGCGGAGCGGCGGTCGAAGGGCAGGGCGCCGAAGGCGACGAGGCCCGTGCCGGGGATCTCGAGCGGGTCGTTGACGACGGCGGCGGCGGCGACCTCGCGCCACCGATCGGCGCGCGCGTCGGCGTCGGAGGCGAAGGGCAGGGCGAGCGGCTCGCCGAGACCCACCATTCCCTCGCCCCGGCGCTGCCACACGAGCGGGCGGGCGGGGTCGGTGAAGGCGAGCAGGTCGTCGATCGGGTCGATCTCGCGGGTCTCGACGAGCAGCCGAGGACGCGAGGCACGAATCACCCTCCCAGCCTAGACTCGCCCCGCTCGAGGAAGGCCCAGCGAGAGGGGGGCGCACGCACGCCTTAGGCTGGTGATGTGACCGAGAGCCCTGACCAGCACCGCGCCGACCTCGGCAAGGATCCGGGCCGTGTCAGCGGCATGTTCGACGAGGTCGCCGCCGGCTACGACCGCACCAACACGGTGCTCAGCCTCGGCAACGACCGGCTGTGGCGCGTCGCGGCGACGCGCGCGATCGCGCCGCGCGCCGGCCAGCGCATCCTCGACCTCGCCGCCGGCACCGGCGCGAGCGCCGTGGCGCTGGCCCGCAGCGGCGCGGAGGTGGTCGCCGCCGACTTCTCGCCCGGGATGATCGCCGAGGGCGTCCGGCGCCACGGGCACATCATGAACCTCACCTTCCAGGAGGCGGATGCCACCGCCCTCCCGTTCGAAGACGCGTCGTTCGACACCGTCACGATCTCGTTCGGCCTGCGCAACGTCAACGACCCGCACGCGGCGCTCGCCGAGATGCGCCGCGTGACCAAGCCCGGTGGCCGACTCGTGGTGTGCGAGTTCTCGCACCCGCCGCACCCGCTGTTCGCCGGCCTCTACCGCTTCTACAACGACCGTGTCCTACCCGTCGTGGCGCGTGGCGTCAGTTCGAACGCGGACGCCTACGACTATCTCAACGAGTCGATCAAGGACTGGCCCGACCAGCGCACTCTCAGCGGCTGGATCCGGGATGCGGGCTGGGTCGACGTCGCGCACCGCGACCTCACCTTCGGCATCGTGGCGCTGCACCGCGCGCGTGCGCCGTTCGCCGAGCCCGCACAGAACTGAGGGCCCGCAGCGGGGCGAGCCTCTCCGGCCCGCGGGTAGGCTAGAGGAGTGACACGGAGCCCCTCTGCGCCTGGCGCGCACCTCGCGAGCAGACTCGGCCTCGCCGACCGTGTCTTCGCCGGTCCCGTTTCCCGCCGACTTCAGAAGACCGTCGAAGACGGCCTGGCCAAGGTCGAGGCCCACCTCGCCGATGAGCTGCACGTGGCCGATGCCCTCGCCGACGCCACGAGCCGTTACCTCTACGAGGCCGGCGGCAAGCGCGTGCGTCCGATGCTGACGGTGCTCACCGCGCAGCTGGGTGACGGCGTCAACGAGCAGGTCATCGATGCCGCATCCGCTCTCGAGCTGACCCACCTCGGATCGCTGTACCACGACGACGTCATGGACGGTGCGGACGTGCGCCGGGGTGTGCCCGCCGCGCACTCCGTCTGGGGCAACAGCGTCGCCATCCTCACCGGAGACCTGCTGTTCTCCCGCGCGAGCCAGATCATGTCCCGCCTGGGCGACAAGGCCATGAAGCTGCAGGCCGACACCTTCGAGCGGCTCGTTCTCGGGCAGATGCACGAGACCGTCGGTCTTCAGGCGGGCGACGACCCCGTCGACTTCTACCTGCAGGTGCTGAGCGACAAGACGGGCTCGCTCATCGCAGCCTCCGCGCAGGCCGGTGTCCTCTTCTCGCACGCCCCCCTCGCCTACGAAGAGCCGCTGCTGACCTTCGGAGAGAAGGTCGGTGTGGCCTTCCAACTGCTCGACGACGTCATCGACCTTTCGGCGGATGCGGCCGAGACCGGCAAGGTGCCCGGCACCGACCTGCGCGCGGGCGTGCCGACCATGCCGTATCTGTTGCTCGGACGCCTCGACGATCCGGCATCCGTCGACCTGCTCGTGCGCATCGACGCGGGCGTTGCGCAGATCGCCGACGGGGCCGACCCGGCGCTGCTGGACGATCCGCTGGCCGAGCTGCGCGAGCACGCGGCCACCGAGCAGACCCTGGCGCTCGCGCACGAATGGTCGGACGCGGCGGTCGCCGCCCTGGAGCCGCTCCCGCGCGGTGCGGTCCGCGAGGCGCTCACGCGGTTCGCCGACGCCGTCGCCGACCGCAGCAGCTGATCTCCGCGCCTGCGAACCAGAGCGCTCGAGGCGTCGCCACCGACGCCGCCGTATCCCTCGAAAGGACTCCCATGACCAAGCTCCGGCTGGCCATCGTCGGCGCAGGACCCGCGGGTATCTACGCGGCCGACATCCTCCTGAAGGCAGAGCGCGCGTTCGACGTCTCGATCGATCTGTTCGAGCACCTCCCCGCGCCCTACGGCCTCGTGCGCTACGGCGTCGCCCCCGACCACCCTCGTATCAAGGGCGTGATCACGGCCCTCCGCGACGTGCTCGACCGTGGCGACATCCGCCTGTTCGGCAACGTGCGCTTCGGTGAGGACATCACCCTCGACGACCTCAAGAAGCACTACAACGCGGTGATCTTCGCCACCGGCGCCATCCGCGACGCCGACCTGGACATCCCCGGCATCGACGCGGAGGGCTCCTACGGCGCGGCGGACTTCGTGAGCTGGTTCGACGGGCACCCCGACGTGCCGCGCACCTGGCCGCTGGATGCCACCTCGGTCGCCGTCATCGGTAACGGCAACGTCGCCCTCGACATCACGCGCATGCTCGCCAAGCACGCCGTCGATCTGCTGCCGACCGAGATCCCGGAGAACGTGCACGCCGGGCTCGAGGCCTCGACCATCACCGATGTCCACGTGTTCGGACGCCGCGGCCCCGCCCAGGTGAAGTTCACGCCGCTCGAACTGCGCGAGCTCGGCGAGCTGCGCGACGTCGACATGGTCGTCTACGACGAGGACTTCGACTACGACGAGGCGTCGCTCGCCGCGATCGCGAGCAACAAGCAGGTCAAGGTCATCGACCGCGTGCTGCAGGAGTGGCGCACCCGTCCGGGTGCGAACGGCGCCGGCGGCGAGGCCTCTCGGCGCCTGCACCTGCACTTCTGGGCCAAGCCCGTCGAGGTCAAGAAGGATGCGGCGGGCCGCGTCGCGGCGCTGGTCTACGAGCGCACGCGTCCCGACGGCGAGGGCGGCGTCGCCGGTACGGGCGAGCTGCGCGAGGTTCCGATCCAGCAGCTGTACCGCGCGGTCGGCTACTTCGGCTCGCCGCTTCCCGGCGTCCCGTTCGACGAGCGCCATGGGGTGATCCCGAACCTCGAGGGTCAGGTGCTCCACCCCGATTCGAACGAGGTCGTCCCCGGCGTCTACGCGACCGGCTGGATCAAGCGCGGACCCGTCGGCCTGATCGGTCACACCAAGTCCGACGCGATGGAGACCGTGCGCCACCTCATCAACGGCCAGGCTTCGTGGTGGCAGCCCGAGGATGCCTCCCCGGAGGCGGTCCCCGCCCTGCTCGCCGAGCGCGGCGTGCGCTGGACCGACCTCGAGGGGTGGCACCGGCTCGACGAGCACGAGATCGCCCTCGGCGCTCCCGCCGAGCGTGCGCGCATCAAGGTCGTGCCGCGCGACGAGATGGTGGCGATCTCGCGCGGCGAGTGAGCTCGCGACCGATCGGTCGCTTCCCGGACGCGCGTCGCTAGGCTGACGGCATGAGCGCCTGGGCCCCCGACATCCTCGGGCCCGGCTTCGCGCAGCAGACCCTGCCGCTGGATCTTCCCGCGGACGACGGTCCGCTGGTGGCGACCCTCGTGCGGCACCTGCCGCATCCGTTCGGCCGGCTGGTCGCGCCGCTTCGCGACGTCGACGTGCTGTACGTCCACGGGTGGTCGGACTACTTCTTCCAGACGGAGCTGGCGCGTTTCTGGGCCCGGCTCGGAGCGCGCTTCTACGCCCTCGATCTGCACCGGTACGGTCGGAGCCTGCGTGAGGGACAGGTTCCCGGCTATGCCGACAGCCTCGACGAGTACGACGCCGACATCGCGGCGGCGCTCGCCGCGATGGGGCCGCGCCGCAACAGGCGTCTCGTGCTCCTCGGGCATTCCACGGGCGGGTTGACGCTGTCGCTGTGGTCGGCACGCCATCCGGGAACGGCGTCCGCGGTCGTGCTCAACAGTCCCTGGCTGGAGTTCCAGATCGGGTCGTTCGGGCGCCAGGCGATCGCGCCCCTCATCCAGGCGCGGGCCCGCGTTCAGCCCCGGGGGTCGCAGCCCGTCGTCGACCTCGGGTTCTACACGCGGGCGCAGACCGAGCTCGGTGTGCTGCCGATCCCGGGCTACCGCGAGCAGTGGCGGCCGGCGCAGGGCTTCGCGACGCATCCCGGCTGGCTGCATGCCGTGCTGGAGGGGCACGCGCGCATCGCCGCCGGCGTGGATGTGGGAGCGCCCGCGTTCGTCCTGCTCTCCGCGCGCTCGTCGTCGCCGATCCGCTGGAGCGAGCAGATGACCTCCACCGATTCCGTGCTCGTCGTGGACGACATCGCTCGTGCCGCGCTCAAGCTCGGTCCGCTCGTGACGGTCGCCCGCATCCAGGGAGCGGTGCACGACGTTTTCCTGTCGGCGGCGGAACCGCGACGCGTCGCGTACGCGGAGCTCGAGCAGTGGGCGCGCGCACGCTTCCACTGATGTTGGGGAAGCCGAAAAGCTGACAATCGCGCGGCGGAGTTGAGTTCGGTTTTCCGAAATCGGCAGGCTGGAGGATGCAGGCCATCGCCCGCGTCCTCCCACCACCCCACCAGGAGCGTCATGTCGTTCTGGGCATTGCCTCTGCTCGCCGTCGGCGTCTCCGCCGACGCCTTCGCGGTCGCCCTCGGCAAGGGCCTGCAGCTGCGCGCGCAGATCGTCCGCAACGCCCTCGTGCTCGCGCTCGCCTTCGGCCTCGCGCAGGCGCTCATGCCGCTGCTCGGATACCTGCTCGGCAGCGCATTCGCCGCGTTCATCGAGCCGTTCGACCACTGGGTCGCCTTCGCACTGCTCGCCGCCGTGGGCGTCAAGATGCTGTGGGAGGCGCTGACCCCCGACAAGGAGGGCGCAGAGGCCGGGAGTGCCCGCCTCTCGACGCGGGAGACGATCGTGCTCGCCGTCGCGACCTCCATCGACGCTCTCGCCGTCGGCTTGAGCTTCGCGTTCCTGAACTTCCCGGTGTGGATCGCCGTCATCGCGATCGGTCTGGTGACCTTCGTGCTGTCGTTCGCGGCGGTGCTCATCGGGCACCGCATCGGCACCCGCTTCCGTCGTCCTGCCGAGATCGTGGGCGGCCTCGTGCTCATCGGCATCGGTACGCAGATCCTGATCTCGCACCTCACCGCCTGACGCCGCCGCCGCACGAGAAAG is drawn from Microbacterium binotii and contains these coding sequences:
- a CDS encoding class I SAM-dependent methyltransferase, with amino-acid sequence MFDEVAAGYDRTNTVLSLGNDRLWRVAATRAIAPRAGQRILDLAAGTGASAVALARSGAEVVAADFSPGMIAEGVRRHGHIMNLTFQEADATALPFEDASFDTVTISFGLRNVNDPHAALAEMRRVTKPGGRLVVCEFSHPPHPLFAGLYRFYNDRVLPVVARGVSSNADAYDYLNESIKDWPDQRTLSGWIRDAGWVDVAHRDLTFGIVALHRARAPFAEPAQN
- a CDS encoding polyprenyl synthetase family protein, with the protein product MTRSPSAPGAHLASRLGLADRVFAGPVSRRLQKTVEDGLAKVEAHLADELHVADALADATSRYLYEAGGKRVRPMLTVLTAQLGDGVNEQVIDAASALELTHLGSLYHDDVMDGADVRRGVPAAHSVWGNSVAILTGDLLFSRASQIMSRLGDKAMKLQADTFERLVLGQMHETVGLQAGDDPVDFYLQVLSDKTGSLIAASAQAGVLFSHAPLAYEEPLLTFGEKVGVAFQLLDDVIDLSADAAETGKVPGTDLRAGVPTMPYLLLGRLDDPASVDLLVRIDAGVAQIADGADPALLDDPLAELREHAATEQTLALAHEWSDAAVAALEPLPRGAVREALTRFADAVADRSS
- a CDS encoding FAD-dependent oxidoreductase; the protein is MTKLRLAIVGAGPAGIYAADILLKAERAFDVSIDLFEHLPAPYGLVRYGVAPDHPRIKGVITALRDVLDRGDIRLFGNVRFGEDITLDDLKKHYNAVIFATGAIRDADLDIPGIDAEGSYGAADFVSWFDGHPDVPRTWPLDATSVAVIGNGNVALDITRMLAKHAVDLLPTEIPENVHAGLEASTITDVHVFGRRGPAQVKFTPLELRELGELRDVDMVVYDEDFDYDEASLAAIASNKQVKVIDRVLQEWRTRPGANGAGGEASRRLHLHFWAKPVEVKKDAAGRVAALVYERTRPDGEGGVAGTGELREVPIQQLYRAVGYFGSPLPGVPFDERHGVIPNLEGQVLHPDSNEVVPGVYATGWIKRGPVGLIGHTKSDAMETVRHLINGQASWWQPEDASPEAVPALLAERGVRWTDLEGWHRLDEHEIALGAPAERARIKVVPRDEMVAISRGE
- a CDS encoding alpha/beta hydrolase — translated: MSAWAPDILGPGFAQQTLPLDLPADDGPLVATLVRHLPHPFGRLVAPLRDVDVLYVHGWSDYFFQTELARFWARLGARFYALDLHRYGRSLREGQVPGYADSLDEYDADIAAALAAMGPRRNRRLVLLGHSTGGLTLSLWSARHPGTASAVVLNSPWLEFQIGSFGRQAIAPLIQARARVQPRGSQPVVDLGFYTRAQTELGVLPIPGYREQWRPAQGFATHPGWLHAVLEGHARIAAGVDVGAPAFVLLSARSSSPIRWSEQMTSTDSVLVVDDIARAALKLGPLVTVARIQGAVHDVFLSAAEPRRVAYAELEQWARARFH
- a CDS encoding manganese efflux pump MntP family protein, giving the protein MSFWALPLLAVGVSADAFAVALGKGLQLRAQIVRNALVLALAFGLAQALMPLLGYLLGSAFAAFIEPFDHWVAFALLAAVGVKMLWEALTPDKEGAEAGSARLSTRETIVLAVATSIDALAVGLSFAFLNFPVWIAVIAIGLVTFVLSFAAVLIGHRIGTRFRRPAEIVGGLVLIGIGTQILISHLTA